In Fundidesulfovibrio magnetotacticus, the following proteins share a genomic window:
- a CDS encoding GAF domain-containing protein — MAGHSSTADASWSPASQARRTLEALIRLFRLSEADLGQLLDQALAETLAITKSAVGYIYFYDEGTRLFTLHAWSDSVMAACSITEKQTTYELDKTGLWGEAVRRRAPVLVNDFQAPDPCKKGYPEGHVPLRNFLTIPVFHADAVTAVIGVGNKHGDYVPDDVTNLELIARGVWSMVLRRQAEEEARAGRELRRLQRILDATPAPLYHSDPQGLVSGCNNAFAAFFGLAKPDAAGKTLPDLLGIDPALLPEEDADPAEFPVQAQGKTRHVLFRRSSYKNRRGQRLGSIGVLTDITLRKRMESELAERENTFREILRGIRAGILVVDPRERTVLDANDIALGIVGLPRDLLLGSPCTALRWIRQSDNAPADCCPMDGPEIINEEYRIERPDGTTLPVSRTVVPAVRSGQTLHYEILFDVGERKALERQLALAQRLESLGGLASGIAHEINTPIQYIGDNLTFLEGAFTDLGDRLAGQERDEDLDFLLEEIPNALSQSREGVARVAGIVGAMKRFSHAGGEEMGLLDLPKAIENATVISRNEWKYHAEITLDLDPELRYIPCRPGDFNQVLLNLLVNASHAITDKYRDTGEKGRITVTTRNEDGWMTLSVLDTGCGIPAANIHRVYDPFFTTKEVGKGTGQGLALCHDIVVKKHGGSITVDSQPGQWTRFTVRLPLDKTPENDP; from the coding sequence ATGGCAGGCCACTCATCCACCGCGGACGCGTCCTGGTCCCCCGCATCCCAGGCGCGGCGCACACTGGAGGCGCTCATCAGGCTTTTCCGGCTCTCGGAGGCCGACCTCGGCCAGCTTCTGGACCAGGCCCTGGCCGAAACCCTGGCCATCACGAAGAGCGCCGTGGGCTACATCTATTTCTACGACGAGGGCACGCGTCTTTTCACGCTCCACGCCTGGTCCGACTCCGTGATGGCGGCCTGTTCCATCACGGAGAAGCAGACCACCTACGAGCTGGACAAGACCGGCCTCTGGGGCGAGGCCGTGCGCCGCCGCGCCCCGGTGCTGGTCAACGACTTCCAGGCCCCCGACCCCTGCAAGAAGGGGTATCCCGAGGGCCACGTGCCCCTGCGCAACTTCCTCACCATCCCAGTTTTCCACGCCGACGCCGTCACGGCGGTGATCGGCGTGGGCAACAAGCACGGCGACTACGTGCCCGACGACGTGACGAACCTGGAACTCATCGCACGGGGGGTGTGGTCCATGGTGCTGCGCCGCCAGGCCGAGGAGGAGGCCCGCGCCGGCCGCGAGCTCAGGCGGCTCCAGCGCATCCTGGACGCCACGCCCGCCCCCCTCTACCACAGCGACCCCCAGGGACTGGTGAGCGGCTGCAACAACGCCTTCGCGGCGTTCTTCGGCCTGGCCAAGCCGGACGCCGCCGGAAAGACCCTGCCCGACCTGCTGGGCATAGACCCCGCCCTGCTCCCCGAGGAGGACGCCGACCCCGCCGAGTTCCCCGTGCAGGCCCAGGGGAAAACGCGCCACGTGCTCTTCCGACGCTCCAGCTACAAAAACCGCCGGGGCCAGCGCCTCGGGTCCATCGGCGTGCTCACGGACATCACCCTGCGCAAGCGCATGGAAAGCGAACTGGCCGAACGCGAGAACACCTTCCGGGAAATCCTGCGGGGCATCCGCGCGGGCATCCTGGTGGTGGACCCCCGCGAGCGGACCGTGCTGGACGCCAACGACATCGCCCTGGGCATCGTGGGCCTGCCCCGGGACCTGCTGCTGGGCAGCCCCTGCACGGCGCTGCGCTGGATCAGGCAGTCGGACAACGCCCCCGCCGACTGCTGCCCCATGGACGGCCCGGAGATCATCAACGAGGAATACCGCATCGAGCGCCCAGACGGGACCACGCTCCCCGTTTCGCGCACCGTGGTGCCAGCCGTCCGCTCGGGCCAGACCCTCCACTACGAAATCCTCTTCGACGTGGGCGAGCGCAAGGCCCTGGAGCGCCAGCTGGCCCTGGCCCAGCGCCTGGAATCCCTGGGCGGGCTGGCCTCGGGCATCGCCCACGAGATCAACACCCCCATCCAGTACATCGGGGACAACCTCACCTTCCTGGAAGGAGCCTTCACCGACCTCGGCGACCGCCTGGCCGGACAGGAACGCGACGAGGACCTGGACTTCCTCCTGGAAGAGATCCCCAACGCCCTCTCCCAGTCGCGCGAGGGCGTGGCCCGCGTGGCGGGCATCGTGGGGGCCATGAAGCGCTTCTCCCACGCGGGCGGCGAGGAAATGGGCCTGCTCGACCTGCCCAAGGCCATCGAGAACGCCACGGTCATCAGCCGCAACGAGTGGAAATACCACGCGGAAATCACCCTCGACCTGGACCCGGAGCTGCGCTACATCCCCTGCCGCCCGGGCGACTTCAACCAGGTGCTCCTGAACCTGCTGGTCAACGCCAGCCACGCCATCACCGACAAGTACCGCGACACCGGCGAAAAAGGCCGGATCACCGTGACCACCCGCAACGAGGACGGCTGGATGACCCTGAGCGTCCTGGACACGGGCTGCGGCATCCCCGCCGCCAACATCCACCGCGTCTACGACCCCTTCTTCACCACCAAGGAGGTGGGCAAGGGCACCGGCCAGGGCCTGGCCCTGTGCCACGACATCGTGGTGAAAAAGCACGGGGGCTCCATCACCGTGGACTCGCAGCCCGGCCAGTGGACCCGCTTCACCGTGCGCCTGCCCCTGGACAAGACCCCGGAGAACGACCCGTGA
- a CDS encoding 50S ribosomal protein L11 methyltransferase produces MSQLLKIELTLPGSLSETDMELLSDDVSAWLSSNSLQGWEELTAPATRDVTFRFYLEPESPLAQVVRGYVPQRWPMARVAVEAQEQQDWAAAWKEFFTPIDIGGRFEIVPPWLSDADHHGLEPIVIEPKMAFGTGHHATTALCLEGIAKLVDSGRLAKGARYLDLGTGSGILAIGLAKLGCTGLAVDIDPQAVFCAAENLALNGLPAPGTPGAPVELCVCGLEGLAPDAAFDCIVANILAQPLIDMAPYLLAHLKPGGALILSGILTTQARAVADAYVRQGLPEPEIKDVGEWSGLFWV; encoded by the coding sequence ATGTCCCAACTGCTCAAGATCGAACTGACGCTCCCCGGCTCCCTCTCGGAAACCGACATGGAGCTTCTTTCCGACGACGTGTCCGCCTGGCTCTCCTCCAACTCGCTCCAGGGCTGGGAGGAATTGACCGCACCCGCCACCCGCGACGTGACTTTCCGCTTCTACCTGGAGCCCGAATCCCCCCTGGCCCAGGTGGTGCGAGGCTACGTTCCCCAACGCTGGCCCATGGCCCGCGTGGCCGTGGAGGCCCAGGAGCAGCAGGATTGGGCCGCCGCCTGGAAGGAGTTCTTCACGCCCATCGACATCGGCGGGCGCTTCGAGATCGTGCCGCCCTGGCTGTCCGACGCCGACCACCACGGCCTGGAGCCCATCGTCATCGAGCCCAAGATGGCCTTCGGCACCGGCCACCACGCCACCACGGCCCTTTGCCTGGAGGGCATCGCCAAGCTGGTGGACTCCGGCCGCCTTGCCAAAGGGGCGCGCTACCTGGACCTGGGCACCGGGTCGGGCATCCTGGCCATCGGCCTGGCCAAGCTGGGCTGCACGGGGCTGGCCGTGGACATCGACCCCCAGGCAGTGTTCTGCGCCGCCGAGAACCTGGCCCTGAACGGCCTGCCCGCCCCGGGCACGCCCGGCGCGCCCGTGGAGCTGTGCGTCTGCGGCCTGGAAGGCCTGGCCCCGGACGCCGCCTTCGACTGCATCGTGGCCAACATCCTGGCCCAGCCGCTCATCGACATGGCCCCCTACCTGCTTGCGCACCTCAAGCCCGGCGGCGCGCTCATCCTCTCGGGCATCCTGACCACCCAGGCCCGCGCCGTGGCCGACGCCTACGTGCGCCAGGGCCTGCCCGAGCCCGAGATCAAGGACGTGGGCGAGTGGAGCGGGCTCTTCTGGGTGTAG
- a CDS encoding portal protein produces the protein MPLSDDDLLHILKPDMDKARAHQAELSAEREKHYRAYRAEPYGNERPGWSQTVHPTIFSVVEWMKPGLVEVFTGDFFAFTPVGGQPDPAARKDAQARADRLKRYVRHKLFNQLDGERLVEDFVHDCLVNHYGVMKITQRDDFELSTELLPEMTTEELEDLARRDPTLVDVRGGKAFTRQDPYTGREVSGLRGAKAVRRRTRYKGFHLEVVPPRELCMLPGYPDLENNPFVAHVVRRDLDFVRRQELAGIYRKGSAKALLDKLTDRHALEDVAGEFHTQHDVDGLSPPDAMAQAHADAAAARPRGEVLVWECYTRLDLDGSGLLAPCIVTLCEDVVLRGPEENPYGGPPFEMGFVYKEPHKAVGRPIAAVLDHRQRVLSNLLRNIQDSAALSTYRGYLTTDARARKILASMGPGDVSLVPALNAVQEIVPAPGDPMLVNAFQLTLQEVAKESGVNENMQGLDHDALNKTAAGMQMRLSSGMQRQKLYARRIARAFRRMLARVLDIIRLYPPEDDRDIVGQDVSLSPEDISGSWTVSIDVGVGPQERQQSAHIMDELIQLLLKAGLQLGICEPRGIVKAVKAKYEFMDIDVSEYLLDDERMDLVAQLKGRIEELEGQNQGLARAIGEHARELRKAEQAQDRKGGRRGGMDGGPGSVAGSPGMPSAAVRASARPNPSGPEGPPDPSLLDPRLAAVLNAPEGGRA, from the coding sequence ATGCCCCTCTCCGACGACGACCTGCTGCACATCCTCAAGCCCGACATGGACAAGGCCCGCGCCCACCAGGCCGAACTCTCGGCCGAGCGCGAGAAGCATTACCGCGCCTACCGCGCCGAACCCTACGGCAACGAGCGCCCCGGCTGGTCCCAGACCGTGCACCCCACCATCTTCTCCGTGGTGGAGTGGATGAAGCCCGGCCTGGTGGAGGTCTTCACCGGCGACTTCTTCGCCTTCACACCCGTGGGCGGTCAGCCAGACCCCGCCGCCCGCAAGGACGCCCAGGCCCGCGCCGACCGCCTGAAGCGCTACGTGCGCCACAAGCTCTTCAACCAGCTGGACGGCGAACGCCTCGTGGAGGACTTCGTGCACGACTGCCTGGTGAACCACTACGGCGTCATGAAGATCACCCAGCGCGACGACTTCGAGCTTTCCACCGAACTGCTGCCCGAAATGACCACCGAGGAACTGGAGGACCTGGCCCGGCGCGACCCCACCCTGGTGGACGTGCGCGGCGGCAAGGCCTTCACCCGCCAGGATCCCTACACCGGGCGCGAGGTCTCCGGCCTGCGCGGGGCCAAGGCCGTGCGGCGGCGCACCCGCTACAAGGGCTTCCACCTGGAGGTGGTGCCCCCGCGCGAGCTCTGCATGCTCCCCGGCTACCCCGACCTGGAGAACAACCCCTTCGTGGCCCACGTGGTCCGGCGCGACCTGGACTTCGTGCGCCGCCAGGAGCTGGCGGGCATCTACCGCAAAGGCAGCGCCAAAGCCCTTCTGGACAAGCTCACCGACCGCCACGCCCTGGAGGACGTGGCCGGAGAGTTCCACACCCAGCACGACGTGGACGGCCTCTCGCCCCCCGACGCCATGGCCCAGGCCCACGCCGACGCCGCCGCCGCGCGGCCCCGGGGCGAGGTGCTCGTCTGGGAGTGCTACACCCGCCTGGACCTGGACGGATCGGGGCTGCTCGCCCCCTGCATCGTCACCCTCTGCGAGGACGTGGTGCTGCGCGGCCCCGAGGAGAACCCCTACGGCGGACCGCCCTTCGAGATGGGCTTCGTCTACAAGGAGCCCCACAAGGCCGTGGGACGCCCCATCGCCGCCGTGCTGGACCACCGCCAGCGCGTGCTCTCAAACCTGCTGCGCAACATCCAGGACAGCGCCGCCCTCTCAACCTACCGGGGCTATTTGACCACCGACGCCCGCGCCCGCAAGATCCTGGCCTCCATGGGGCCGGGCGACGTGTCCCTGGTGCCCGCCCTCAACGCCGTGCAGGAGATCGTGCCCGCTCCGGGCGACCCCATGCTGGTCAACGCCTTCCAGCTCACGCTCCAGGAGGTGGCCAAGGAGTCCGGGGTCAACGAGAACATGCAGGGACTCGACCACGACGCCCTCAACAAGACCGCCGCAGGCATGCAGATGCGCCTCTCCTCCGGCATGCAGCGCCAGAAGCTCTACGCCCGGCGCATCGCCCGGGCCTTCCGGCGCATGCTGGCGCGCGTGCTGGACATCATCCGCCTCTACCCCCCCGAGGACGACCGGGACATCGTGGGCCAGGACGTGTCCCTCTCCCCCGAGGACATCTCCGGCAGCTGGACCGTGAGCATCGACGTGGGCGTTGGCCCCCAGGAGCGCCAGCAGAGCGCGCACATCATGGACGAGCTGATCCAGCTCCTGCTCAAGGCCGGGCTCCAGTTGGGCATCTGCGAGCCCAGGGGCATCGTGAAGGCCGTCAAGGCCAAGTACGAGTTCATGGACATCGACGTGTCCGAATACCTCCTGGACGACGAACGCATGGACCTGGTGGCCCAGCTCAAGGGCCGCATCGAGGAGCTGGAGGGCCAGAACCAGGGCCTTGCGCGGGCCATCGGCGAGCACGCCAGGGAGCTTCGCAAGGCCGAACAGGCCCAGGACCGCAAGGGCGGACGCCGGGGCGGCATGGACGGCGGACCCGGAAGCGTGGCGGGGTCGCCCGGCATGCCGTCCGCAGCCGTGCGCGCCTCCGCCCGGCCCAACCCGTCCGGGCCGGAGGGACCGCCCGATCCCTCCCTGCTCGATCCGCGCCTCGCCGCCGTGTTGAACGCTCCTGAAGGGGGCCGGGCGTGA